The Clostridia bacterium genome includes the window CCAGTTTCCCGATATGTCAACCTTTTCGGTCGTGCCGTCGTCATTGGTAACCGAAACGGTTCGCGTCCACTCCCCTTTGTGAATCAGGAGCTTTAAGTAGCCGTTTTCTACCATCTGGTCGTCTGCACTGCGCAAGGAGGCAATGTGACCTGAATAACCGCCGGTTGCCAGTTGCCATACATCGGTATTGATTTCGGTGCCGTTAAACTCATCGCTGAACACCAATTCCCAAGCATCGGGATTCTCCTTGATGGGACTTACAAATTCCGGAAGCGCTATAAATGCCGACAGCATGTCATACGCCATATCGCCCGTTAAAACATCGTAAGGATTTAAATTGTCCACACCGTTTCCGCGGAGTACACCCGATTCAACGGTTTTAAACACCGCATCCACATATCCGCTGTAAATAGTCCCTGCATCGGGATACATATCTGCAAGAAACGTCTTAGGGTCTGCAAGGGAAATGATGCGTTTTCCGCTTTTTTCCAAGGCATCTGCCACAAAGGTGCATGCCTTTTGCACAGTCATCTCCCCGGTGTCGGTCTGATTGTGGGTTTCCCCGATTACGCCGTATAAAATATCACAAAATTCTTTCGGAGATACGGGGCTGTCACTTCCGTCCAAGGCTTTTAAGGCAGGAAGCTCGTTAAAGGCAGCATATACTGCATGATTTTCTATTTCCGCGCTTATGTTTTGCGTACCGTCATTGGAAACCATGGTACGGGTTGTCTGAACTGCCGACTGGTTACCGTCCTGAATTTTAGCAAACACCGCAGTATCGTCCAAGACACCTGTATAAGAAACAGAAGCAAGCTTTGGGGTTGCCTTATACTGTTCTCCGCATTGGGTGTACACGGCAGCCGCTACGGCACTCCGTGCACCGGCAACCGTTTCTCTTTGCATCATAATCTTAAGGTAAACGGGATTTACACCGTCATTTACCGCATCAAAAGCGGATTGAATGTCCGCCTCGCCATAAGAAAGGGCTATCTGCGCACCAAGCGCTTCAAAGCGCAGAACGCCGTCGGGAAATTCTTCTTTCAGGTCTGAAAGCTGTGCCATATCCAAAACCCAAAGCACCTGATTCTGGTCGGTGTCGCAGGTAAGGGTCATGTCGTTTGTACCGATAACCGAAAGGTCGGGCGTTGCTTTTTGCGCCATGGCATCAAATCCGAACACTTCTTTCGTGTTTTTGCGCTCCATGTTTTCAAGCTGCGGCTCAATCACCACCGCACAGGTTCGAAGATATGTGCCGTAGTCTTTTTTGATTACAAATTCCTTTGCGCCTTTGCTCAGTTCAAATTCACCAAGCAAAACCAGTCCCTGATTGGCAAGAGCATCAATTGTTCCGCTTGCGTTATCTAAGGTCCAGCTGTACTGCAGTGCCGTTGTCTCGGGATGCATGGGGATATAATAGTAAATGTTATATTTGCCCGTAACCGGAATAAAGCAATCATACACAGCGGTTGCATTTTTATCATTGCAATAGTGTGTACTGTAATGCATATACCCCTCTAAACTGCTCCCCCGGTATGTACCTATATTTTTTTCGTGCCTGGTATCGAATGAGTACGCAACCGTATCCACCTCATAGGCATAGGTAGCGCTTTTTGGGGTGTAGTCTGCACCGTATTTCTGTTTTTCACGCAAGGGCTTAAAACCATCGTCAAACAGCAAAGTGGTTAAATTTTCTGTGTTTTCTCCCGTAACGGGTACAGCAAAGAGTTTTTGGCTTGCACCGCTTTTTACGGTCATTCTATTGGTTAAAAACGTGTTATCCCCCTTTGTGGTCACCAAAAAGGTTTGCGGGGAAACGTTTTGATTTTCAATTTCAAAGGTTGCAAAGGGATTTGCCGCCTCGGTATAAACTGCAGGTGCGGAAAAATCCGAAATATTACCTGCACCGTCCACCGCACAGGCGGTAACGGTTGTGCTGTCCGAAAGATCCATCGGGATTGCCGAAGCATTTTTCTTTGCATAAAAGCCTGATTGTTCTCCGTTCTTTACAATATAGCCCAAAACAGGCTCGGCAGCGCTGTCGGTTACCGTAAGCACGGCACCCTTGACGTTCCCGTCATACACACCCGAAACAACAGGTGCTGTCGGAGGTGTCATATCCGCAAAAGCAGCTACATATCGGGTGTAAAAACTGCCCGAGCCACTTCCGAAACGATAAATTTTAAAATGATTCTGTGCA containing:
- a CDS encoding family 16 glycosylhydrolase, coding for MKKIIALFLISIMLLSPLSVLGASNAFSQSYSTEPIEGEIVIPISEKSGDWKASTAVKNYDGGSHLWTSEKGASVTFNIPKMSAGDYDVYFWVCPHALCRETMEFDINHVGRTSYLSVYQKLLEGETTAPGWVNMGTLDFSGDGTESIVHTCPGGNSRVGAIKLVPAKKHQFLITGKAVYNTALALGLATEAGATYKNYGHYYTSKGTDKFSKDIVSLHINVPYTGDYYVFSDVRTYDPASGGGTDSNRSFGMDVVQKGKVQKIHKYNSTDRFWFGSFQGQTDGFVSDVNSGAGFVSPHTIHLEKGEAVLNLYTKNSWTGFAFLAFAEEGSYLYNAIQPLQIDTSANSFYAQNHFKIYRFGSGSGSFYTRYVAAFADMTPPTAPVVSGVYDGNVKGAVLTVTDSAAEPVLGYIVKNGEQSGFYAKKNASAIPMDLSDSTTVTACAVDGAGNISDFSAPAVYTEAANPFATFEIENQNVSPQTFLVTTKGDNTFLTNRMTVKSGASQKLFAVPVTGENTENLTTLLFDDGFKPLREKQKYGADYTPKSATYAYEVDTVAYSFDTRHEKNIGTYRGSSLEGYMHYSTHYCNDKNATAVYDCFIPVTGKYNIYYYIPMHPETTALQYSWTLDNASGTIDALANQGLVLLGEFELSKGAKEFVIKKDYGTYLRTCAVVIEPQLENMERKNTKEVFGFDAMAQKATPDLSVIGTNDMTLTCDTDQNQVLWVLDMAQLSDLKEEFPDGVLRFEALGAQIALSYGEADIQSAFDAVNDGVNPVYLKIMMQRETVAGARSAVAAAVYTQCGEQYKATPKLASVSYTGVLDDTAVFAKIQDGNQSAVQTTRTMVSNDGTQNISAEIENHAVYAAFNELPALKALDGSDSPVSPKEFCDILYGVIGETHNQTDTGEMTVQKACTFVADALEKSGKRIISLADPKTFLADMYPDAGTIYSGYVDAVFKTVESGVLRGNGVDNLNPYDVLTGDMAYDMLSAFIALPEFVSPIKENPDAWELVFSDEFNGTEINTDVWQLATGGYSGHIASLRSADDQMVENGYLKLLIHKGEWTRTVSVTNDDGTTEKVDISGNWNSGHMWTKKTAFYSRYGYYEAMYRYPLGKTPYCNNSFWLCSIGGPYLELDINEGRMPSKIQMNMHWNHYYDEEGNLIPVEGGRTSTGGSAYVPRDLSQNFHRYGLYWDTDTLIWYFDGVPLREFALEGRGDFDVAVYFSVAIMKIKDSNGKVLSPSEFEAYEEEFGDLDGKSMDVEYVRVYQPKSAQ